In Methanofollis aquaemaris, the genomic window TATGCTCATCATGAAGAGCGTGGTGTCATCCATTCTCTATCTGCTGCGAGGGTAATGCCGGAACAATCCGGGACAACCTTAGAGAGAACTCCTCAGCCCATATTGCAGTTGCTCTTTTCCTCCGCCAGCCACCCGGCCAGCGAGCGCTGGACGTATCTCGCGAGGGGGATGTTCGACCCGAACACTGCAATGCGTTCGGAACCCGTCCCCCCGACATGGATGAAATCTTTCTCGTCGACAAAGATGACACACTCCATGCTGACCCCGTCGGTTATCATGTGCTGATCGTCGAGCAAACCGGCAACAATCCCGCTGGCCACAGAGATCGGGAGATCGATCCCGGCATAGGCGCGAGCGTCGCGGACGATGATCGCGAGATCGATCCGCCGGTCGAGTGCCCTGAGGGCCCTGAGGTGCTGCTGCAAGAACGCGGGGGTATGACAGAGTATCGTCATCCGATCCTTCGTCTTCCTGAAGAGTGAATTGAGGTGATTCTCGATCGCCCACTCGCTCTTCAGCAGGATCACCGGTTCAGGGGAATGGTGCTGAGGGAAGGAGACCGCATGGATCGCCTCGCGCGTCTCCTCCAGGGAGCGGATCGAGTCCTCTTTCAGGCGGTCGATCACCTGATCGGGGTCGAGAAGATAGAACGAGGTGGGCGTACCCTCGATCACGCCGATGAAACCCCGGCGCACAAGGTCGTGGAGGATCTCATAGATCCGCCCCCGCGGCACCGCACTCACCTCGTGGATGTCCCGTGCGGTGGCCTTTCTGAGACCGACGAGGGCGGCATAGACCTTTGCTTCATACTCGTTGAGCCCCAGGTTGCGGAGCAGGGGGACGATCTCATCTGCCATTGCTCCTCTGTTAGGTTGCACCAGGGGTAATGATTATCGATGAGGACGGGACCACGCGGCAGAACGGCGGCAAGGAGGCGCGTATCCAGCCAGATCCGACCCCGATGCGCCGCCCGGAACAGGAGACGACGGCGCGCCGAGGCCAC contains:
- a CDS encoding TrmB family transcriptional regulator — its product is MADEIVPLLRNLGLNEYEAKVYAALVGLRKATARDIHEVSAVPRGRIYEILHDLVRRGFIGVIEGTPTSFYLLDPDQVIDRLKEDSIRSLEETREAIHAVSFPQHHSPEPVILLKSEWAIENHLNSLFRKTKDRMTILCHTPAFLQQHLRALRALDRRIDLAIIVRDARAYAGIDLPISVASGIVAGLLDDQHMITDGVSMECVIFVDEKDFIHVGGTGSERIAVFGSNIPLARYVQRSLAGWLAEEKSNCNMG